From Symphalangus syndactylus isolate Jambi chromosome X, NHGRI_mSymSyn1-v2.1_pri, whole genome shotgun sequence, the proteins below share one genomic window:
- the SLC7A3 gene encoding cationic amino acid transporter 3: MPWQAFRRFGQKLVRRRTLESGMAETRLARCLSTLDLVALGVGSTLGAGVYVLAGEVAKDKAGPSIVICFLVAALSSVLAGLCYAEFGARVPRSGSAYLYSYVTVGELWAFTTGWNLILSYVIGTASVARAWSSAFDNLIGNHISKTLQGSIALHVPHVLAEYPDFFALGLVLLLTGLLALGASESALVTKVFTGVNLLVLGFVMISGFIKGDLHNWKLTEEDYELAMAELNDTYSLGPLGSGGFVPFGFEGILRGAATCFYAFVGFDCIATTGEEAQNPQRSIPMGIVISLSVCFLAYFGVSSALTLMMPYYQLQPESPLPEAFLYIGWAPARYVVAVGSLCALSTSLLGSMFPTPRVIYAMAEDGLLFHVLARIHTGTRTPIIATVVSGIIAAFMAFLFKLTDLVDLMSIGTLLAYSLVSICVLILRYQPDQETKTGEEMELQEEAITTESEKLTLRGLFFPLNSMPTPLSGQVVYVCSSLLAILLTALCLVLAQWSVPLLSGDLVWTAVVVLLLLLIIGITVVIWRQPQSSTPLHFKVPALPLLPLMSIFVNVYLMMQMTAGTWARFGVWMLIGFAIYFGYGIQHSLEEIKSNQPSRKSRAKTVDLDPGTLYVHSV, from the exons ATGCCGTGGCAAGCATTTCGCAGATTTGGTCAAAAGCTGGTACGCAGACGTACACTGGAGTCAGGCATGGCTGAGACTCGCCTTGCCAGATGCCTAAGCACCCTGGATTTAGTGGCCCTGGGTGTGGGCAGCACATTGGGTGCAGGTGTGTATGTCCTGGCTGGCGAGGTAGCCAAAGATAAAGCAGGGCCATCCATTGTGATCTGCTTTTTGGTGGCTGCCCTGTCTTCTGTGTTGGCTGGGCTGTGCTATGCGGAGTTTGGTGCCCGGGTTCCCCGTTCTGGTTCGGCGTATCTCTACAGCTATGTCACTGTGGGTGAACTCTGGGCCTTCACCACTGGCTGGAACCTCATCCTCTCCTATGTCATTG GTACAGCCAGTGTGGCCCGGGCCTGGAGCTCTGCTTTTGACAACCTGATTGGGAACCACATCTCTAAGACTCTGCAGGGGTCCATTGCACTGCACGTGCCCCATGTCCTTGCAGAATATCCAGATTTCTTTGCTTTGGGCCTCGTGTTGCTGCTCACTG GATTGTTGGCTCTCGGGGCTAGTGAGTCGGCCCTGGTTACCAAAGTGTTCACAGGCGTGAACCTTTTGGTTCTTGGGTTCGTCATGATCTCTGGCTTCATTAAGGGGGACCTGCACAACTGGAAGCTCACAGAAGAGGACTACGAATTGGCCATGGCTGAACTCAATGACACCTATAG CTTGGGTCCTCTAGGCTCTGGAGGATTTGTGCCTTTCGGCTTCGAGGGAATTCTCCGTGGAGCAGCGACCTGTTTCTATGCATTTGTTGGTTTCGATTGTATTGCTACCACTG GAGAAGAAGCCCAGAATCCCCAGCGTTCCATCCCGATGGGCATTGTGATCTCACTGTCTGTCTGCTTTCTGGCGTATTTTGGTGTCTCTTCTGCACTCACCCTCATGATGCCTTACTACCAGCTTCAGCCTGAGAGCCCTTTGCCTGAGGCATTTCTCTACATTGGATGGGCTCCTGCCCGCTATGTTGTGGCTGTTGGCTCTCTCTGTGCTCTTTCTACCAG cctcctgggctccatgTTCCCCACGCCTCGGGTGATCTACGCAATGGCAGAGGATGGCCTCCTGTTCCATGTGCTTGCTCGGATCCACACTGGCACACGCACCCCAATCATAGCCACCGTGGTCTCTGGCATTATTGCAG CATTCATGGCATTCCTCTTCAAACTCACTGATCTTGTGGACCTCATGTCAATTGGGACCCTGCTTGCTTACTCCCTGGTGTCGATTTGTGTTCTTATCCTCAG GTATCAGCCTGATCAGGAGACAAAGACTGGGGAAGAAATGGAGTTGCAGGAGGAGGCAATAACTACTGAATCAGAGAAGTTGACCCTACGGGGACTATTTTTCCCACTCAACTCCATGCCCACTCCACTCTCTGGCCAAGTTGTCTATGTTTGTTCCTCATTGCTTG CTATCCTGCTGACTGCTCTTTGCCTGGTGCTGGCCCAGTGGTCAGTTCCATTGCTTTCTGGAGACCTGGTATGGACTGCAGTGGTTGTGCTGCTCCTGCTGCTCATTATTGGGATCACTGTGGTCATCTGGAGACAGCCACAGAGCTCCACTCCCCTTCACTTTAAG GTGCCTGCTTTGCCTCTCCTCCCACTAATGAGCATCTTTGTGAATGTTTACCTTATGATGCAGATGACAGCTGGTACCTGGGCCCGATTTGGGGTCTGGATGCTGATTG GCTTTGCTATCTACTTCGGCTATGGGATCCAGCACAGCCTGGAAGAGATTAAGAGTAACCAACCCTCACGCAAGTCTAGAGCCAAAACTGTAGACCTTGATCCCGGCACTCTCTATGTCCACTCAGTTTGA